In Conger conger chromosome 12, fConCon1.1, whole genome shotgun sequence, one DNA window encodes the following:
- the LOC133141474 gene encoding proteinase-activated receptor 3-like yields MLGDEDEMQTEQVCPRNPPNLHPVEAPSPACLTPMEIFNFNSSILYIQKPSNSNIEGGAITVYEGCKDMPEVLIFHMTLQFINLFLGIPANLMVLWLLHKNKGDSTSTSDIFILHLAILDTFFCLIPPLQLASIVFLTTSSTWYVLRFFYGVKDSSPLFLSCICLDRYMAVLHPITFTELKDRSHRMVCVAVVWLVILAYAAAKCVGNIPNFEKAFVVMLVAAFAFMLFCNVSILHALRQSGPARDEMHPVKKRAFKMVSIILAIIIFNYFPPVALFPFQEYFSPDEFDCYVHPVAFGFMDVSSSIQPVLYLSREKIPSVFCCCQIQITHPL; encoded by the exons ATGCTAGGGGATGAGGATGAGATGCAGACTGAACAAGTCTGTCCAAG AAACCCCCCCAACCTGCATCCTGTTGAAGCCCCATCTCCTGCCTGTTTAACCCCCATGGAGATCTTCAACTTCAACTCCTCCATCCTCTACATCCAAAAGCCATCAAACAGTAATATTGAGGGTGGTGCCATTACTGTGTATGAGGGATGTAAGGACATGCCCGAGGTCCTGATCTTTCATATGACTCTGCAGTTCATCAACCTGTTCTTGGGGATCCCCGCTAACCTGATGGTGCTGTGGCTCCTGCACAAGAACAAGGGGGACTCTACCTCTACCTCTGACATCTTCATCCTCCACCTGGCCATCCTGGATACCTTCTTCTGCCTCATCCCACCACTACAGCTGGCCAGCATAGTCTTCCTCACCACCAGCAGCACCTGGTATGTACTGCGCTTCTTCTATGGGGTCAAAGACTCTTCGCCACTGTTCCTCTCCTGCATCTGTCTGGACCGCTACATGGCCGTCCTGCACCCCATCACCTTCACCGAGCTGAAGGACCGAAGCCACCGCATGGTGTGCGTTGCTGTGGTGTGGCTGGTCATCCTGGCCTATGCTGCAGCCAAGTGTGTGGGCAACATCCCCAACTTCGAGAAGGCCTTCGTCGTCATGCTCGTGGCAGCTTTTGCcttcatgctcttctgcaatgtGTCCATCCTGCATGCACTGCGGCAGTCGGGCCCTGCCCGTGACGAGATGCACCCTGTCAAGAAAAGGGCCTTCAAAATGGTGTCCATCATCCTGGCCATCATCATCTTCAACTATTTTCCTCCTGTTGCACTTTTCCCCTTTCAAGAGTACTTCTCCCCAGACGAGTTTGACTGCTATGTCCACCCTGTGGCCTTTGGCTTCATGGACGTCAGCAGCAGCATTCAGCCCGTTCTCTACCTCTCCCGGGAGAAGATTCCCAGTGTATTTTGCTGCTG